The proteins below come from a single Chrysoperla carnea chromosome 1, inChrCarn1.1, whole genome shotgun sequence genomic window:
- the LOC123305340 gene encoding uncharacterized protein LOC123305340 isoform X1 produces MGKKTTKRKTRWRTLSIGEVPSDTEEETHENHTTPNYYKNVKLRSFKTPTPTSDNNSTRSTFNNYSYRCNSGGSNNSSSYYYNHSTTHNGTSTPSNTTNHHHYQREPSSYGAGAHYQRTSSDYTSSFHHNLRNGGSGSSTSTGGGGVAASTSQSSHSTPIRSRYHRNHGYNGTGDKYKSSRSNSTASEPKITFNEDEYTRITTPRQDVLFKKGYLSKKKPLTVVSGDTAQNHHDSNGLMANGGTGQHHMNGHSGGIINNGGGGSCGESNPSTGYNSTTGGGTPEHHSLDGGDYYDTDIDQHQPPFIIHNGFVDHNGVFYVNGYDPFSMMLIGPPPPPPPGQFIHPVDFYPPPPPSVSGVPCFPQITPSTSINNQNDSTTSNSSKRCSTDSQADESNSPHNENESSGETNNFASSEQSQSSSLDNNLDQQSSDNQTNNLTPTNTDSGVQIIDDNNTTDDCAKSNPDDGSSDSVEPITNSSSTQSQTTTISSTSVPIVEEDVIVPTNDGLVETPPAPILPMQQSNSFVAPRIYPIPATPTHFFLTAGPPPTGFIPFPPPTAVPGQPIYINDINIQPSSALNLGIVDPSKQRYIQKRRRRKLSKSQNDIEKKYSDNSGSSTSDEFEPEELSLEKHSASLDDTANDKTPTIEMYSVIDDISNETKDKQLPSPRCTPPPLVNGDSVITNDSKETQKSLSTVYKLDAEEFVPRSMRLQQTASTSIDEKSINPELRAKFENYLNRQSTNISDEQNGYMVGEFIPSDFIFHHPGEIHHHYQLEQQLIGTSYPSSQAPPQASKHFIHHNQFLPPRRQFVNGYNKKRQKYIKPNHYYKSNYKNYSHDQQQQSTSTKVEHDDDNKADDCKPQSMTETHVNTETNESASLPIEKTITDNDEDVTKDLVLSKVDSKENVEPKLEVTASNDETNKSLEVVVVTPSENKSINEIQKKNESHPSITCANQDEKITKTETFDKSVMTVIDDKPNVTSTDVKEQQITPSSPIRIHKPLQKIENNSPTVLKVSSKNYAQILRKDDKMTTSIQQSKTIRKDNLTATKTSPVSSKIQNKTKTVQQPIRQLLKSSPQNVQKSTTNKIQIEPVHRPKVPLVNSLPEDNEWISVPSRKKGKVKSYQQIPLSMSLHENYLTPELIDKVEKVSEPKVEKTEPIVNTTEETVKTEEILDSSASTETVVASNKSVSPAVQIKNTKKPVVNKLSHTPKNSVKKTKINDSVIKSDKQIEKIKTPIENVISKQETVMPQQSTTPPDVSKKQKGKSLKKQVIKENNPSTNQNTAIGESIDNLRKMSTEHSKTNIEISKEMDRLIQQGLYKNLGNTIKSLGHDKEFLSIIDPNINILPKMMFDPQLKMKGQNENLLELNIMETLNECQRYFANKNIKDVMFDSSSSTKDVKNQTVQDEETNSNIASVVGSSVTSDDGNVQICDSVETNNKASQISNISASIPSTSRVDETRDEQVEKLSTTPNGVLITATSSSSDKNIDEKTGKNVPIIIENNTNEADLSDNDDTLLSFKFDSNENISVITEEPHASVNNEDIEELELDENTSIKHSPDPDSWSSHTNLTTTSTEFTSNKLSTMSQQHKSLTEVVKEWLTEAQEKSPNVFKSPEKIYREKSAPPKLYHQYNNDSDSYDSEPEVGKSNEQEQETSKNVKGNPLFVASANTNQKSSLHHSFLSLIEPLITSNGYSVSASVSGAAIGEDALLANRRVAIDTNKTDFKTIAKRRIKENVAVFARELVNTVNPVVDGMNIETEDDEDKLKSNTNYCCEVNEHTDLNNEQGEIKNKLTTAGMQFTIKGAFVRDVGIIKRTVSENGAIFNNPTTSIVNNTFNSDVNSYVNKSKSKSCIDMKLLFVENEKQINNHSSLPSTREGSQEQQQYWEEDPSCWIRDDEDIGIESITLLNNEKPLIKNGGTKICIKNNLTNCDEQNIYNKKELNNKKKDNKIENEDDDIIETYESMYGKNLDYLEIRQKVLNECEQKSSTSSSQPQPRVLNADPPCVLGQRGAVCCSIQ; encoded by the exons ATGAATATACGCGAATAACGACACCACGGCAGgatgtgttatttaaaaaaggatatttgagtaaaaaaaaaccactcaCAGTTGTATCTGGTGATACAGCGCAAAATCACCACGATAGCAATGGTTTAATGGCAAATGGTGGTACGGGACAACATCATATGAATGGACATAGTGGCGGTATTATTAACAACGGTGGCGGCGGAAGTTGTGGAGAATCCAATCCTTCGACAGGATATAATTCAACAACTGGAGGTGGTACACCCGAACATCATTCATTag atgGTGGCGATTATTACGACACAGATATTGACCAACATCAACCTCCGTTTATAATTCACAACGGGTTTGTTGATCACAATGGTGTCTtctatgtaaatg GTTATGATCCATTTTCAATGATGCTGATTGGTCCACCTCCACCGCCACCCCCTGGACAATTCATTCATCCGGTTGATTTCTATCCACCACCACCGCCATCAGTATCAGGAGTGCCATGTTTTCCACAAATCACTCCGTCCACatcaattaataatcaaaacGATAGTACAACATCAAATAGTAGTAAACGATGTTCCACTGATTCACag GCTGATGAATCAAATAGTCCACACAACGAAAATGAATCTTCTggtgaaacaaataattttgcgTCGTCCGAACAAAGTCAATCCTCGTCATTAGACAATAATTTAGATCAACAATCTTCAGATAATCAGACCAATAATTTAACACCGACAAATACTGATTCCGGTGTACAAATTATAGACGATAATAACACTACGGACGATTGTGCAAAATCAAATCCAGACGATGGTAGCAGTGACTCAGTAGAACCAATCACAAATAGTTCTTCAACGCAATCACAAACGACAACAATATCATCCACATCTGTTCCCATCGTAGAGGAAGATGTTATCGTACCAACGAATGATGGTTTAGTTGAAACACCACCAGCGCCTATATTACCAATGCAACAATCGAATAGTTTTGTTGCTCCAAGAATATATCCAATACCAGCAACACCCACACATTTCTTTTTGACTGCAGGTCCACCACCAACTGGTTTTATACCATTTCCACCACCAACGGCTGTTCCAGGCCAACCTATTTATATAAACG atATCAACATCCAACCTTCAAGTGCATTGAATCTAGGAATTGTTGATCCATCGAAACAGCGTTATATTCAGAAACGAAGGAGACGAAAACTTTCTAAATCGCAGAACGATATAGAG aaaaaatattcgGATAATTCGGGATCTTCTACTTCAGACGAATTCGAACCCGAAGAACttagtttagaaaaacattcAGCATCCTTAGATGATACCGCGAATGATAAAACGCCTACTATAGAAATGTATTCCGTAATAGATGATATATCAAACGAAACTAAAGACAAACAATTACCATCACCCCGATGTACACCACCTCCTCTCGTAAATGGCGATAGTGTAATCACAAACGATTCAAAAGAAACACAAAAATCGTTATCAACCGTATACAAATTAGACGCCGAAGAATTTGTACCACGATCAATGCGATTGCAGCAAACAGCATCCACGTCGATTGacgaaaaatcaataaatcctGAATTACGtgccaaatttgaaaattatttgaatcgtCAAAGTACAAATATTAGTGATGAACAAAATGGTTACATGGTTGGTGAGTTTATACcaagtgattttatttttcatcatcCTGGAGAAATACACCATCATTATCAATTAGAGCAACAATTAATTGGCACAAGTTATCCATCGTCGCAAGCACCACCACAAGCATCGAAACATTTTATTCatcataatcaatttttaccGCCACGAAGGCAATTTGTAAATGGTTACAACAAAAAgagacaaaaatatataaaacctaatcattattataaatccaattataaaaattattcacatgATCAACAACAGCAATCAACATCTACGAAAGTAGAACACGACGATGATAATAAAGCAGACGACTGTAAACCCCAATCGATGACTGAAACACATGTAAATACAGAAACAAATGAATCAGCATCACTGCCTATAGAAAAGACAATTACTGATAATGATGAGGATGTAACGAAAGATTTAGTATTGAGTAAAGTGGATTCAAAAGAAAATGTCGAACCTAAACTAGAAGTTACAGCATCAAATGATGAAACAAACAAATCACTTGAAGTTGTTGTTGTGACGCCTAgtgaaaataaaagtataaatgaaatacaaaagAAGAATGAATCACACCCATCAATAACCTGCGCAAATCAGGatgaaaaaattaccaaaactgAAACATTTGATAAATCTGTGATGACAGTAATCGATGATAAACCCAACGTAACGTCAACTGACGTTAAAGAACAACAAATAACACCGTCATCGCCAATTCGAATACATAAACCGTTACAGAAAATCGAGAATAACTCACCGACAGTGTTAAAAGTTAGTAGTAAGAATTATGCACAAATCCTTCGAAAAGATGATAAAATGACCACGTCTATACAACAATCAAAAACAATaagaaaagataatttaacagCGACTAAAACTTCACCAGTATcatcgaaaattcaaaataaaactaaaactgtACAGCAACCTATAAGACAACTGTTAAAAAGTTCACcccaaaatgtacaaaaatcaacaacaaataaaatacaaattgaaccTGTACATAGACCAAAAGTTCCGCTTGTTAATTCATTACCGGAAGATAATGAATGGATATCGGTGCCAAGTCGAAAGAAAGGTAAAGTAAAGAGTTATCAACAAATTCCGTTATCGATGTCTTTGCATGAAAATTACTTGACACCAGAGTTAATTGACAAAGTAGAAAAAGTAAGTGAGCCAAAAGTAGAAAAGACAGAACCAATTGTAAATACAACAGAAGAAACTGTAAAGACAGAAGAAATTTTAGACAGTTCAGCATCAACAGAAACTGTAGTTGCTTCAAATAAATCAGTATCACCAGcagtacaaataaaaaatactaaaaaacctGTGGTTAATAAACTTTCACATACACCTAAAAATTCAGTCAAGAAGACAAAAATAAACGACTCTGTTATTAAATCTGACAAacaaattgagaaaataaaaaccCCCATTGAAAATGTAATAAGTAAACAGGAAACGGTGATGCCACAACAATCTACAACACCACCAGATGTATCTAAGAAACAAAAGGGTAAATCATTAAAGAAACaagtaattaaagaaaataatccaTCAACTAATCAAAATACAGCAATTGGTGAAAGTATAGACAATTTACGTAAAATGTCTACCGAACATTCAAAAACCAATATTGAAATATCAAAAGAAATGGATCGATTAATACAACAAgggttatataaaaatttaggcAATACAATTAAATCATTAGGACatgataaagaatttttatcaataattgatCCAAATATCAATATATTACCAAAAATGATGTTTGACCCacaattgaaaatgaaaggACAAAATGAGAATTTATTAGAATTGAATATAATGGAAACATTAAATGAATGTCAAcgatattttgcaaataaaaatatcaaagatgTGATGTTTGATTCCTCATCATCAACAAAAGATGTTAAAAACCAGACTGTTCAAGATGAGGAGACAAATAGCAATATTGCTAGTGTTGTTGGTTCATCTGTGACGTCAGACGATGGAAATGTTCAAATATGTGATAGTGTTGAGACAAATAATAAAGCATCTCAAATAAGCAATATAAGTGCCTCCATTCCATCAACATCAAGGGTCGATGAAACACGGGATGAACAAGTTGAGAAATTATCCACCACTCCAAATGGTGTTTTGATTACAGCTACATCATCATCTTCTGATAagaatattgatgaaaaaacaGGTAAGAATGTGCCAATTAtcatagaaaataatacaaacgaAGCAGATTTATCTGATAACGATGATACACTGTTATCATTTAAGTTTGATTCCAATGAGAACATATCTGTAATTACTGAAGAACCACATGCTAGTGTAAATAACGAAGATATCGAAGAACTAGAATTAGATGAGAACACATCAATAAAGCATTCACCAGATCCAGATTCGTGGTCCAGTCATACAAATTTAACAACAACAAGTACTGAATTCACTTCGAATAAATTATCAACAATGTCACAACAACACAAATCACTAACAGAGGTTGTTAAAGAGTGGTTAACAGAAGCACAAGAGAAATCACCAAATGTATTTAAATCACCTGAAAAAATATATCGTGAAAAAAGTGCACCACCAAAATTATATCATCAATACAATAATGATTCAGATAGTTATGATTCTGAACCGGAAGTTGGTAAAAGTAACGAACAAGAACAAGAAACGTCAAAAAACGTAAAAGGCAACCCCCTATTTGTCGCATCTGCTAATACTAATCAAAAATCATCATTGCATCattcatttttatcattaattgaACCACTAATAACAAGTAATGGATATTCAGTATCTGCATCTGTATCGGGTGCAGCTATTGGTGAAGATGCACTGTTAGCAAATAGGAGGGTTGCTATTGATACaaataaaacagattttaaaacaatagcaAAACGACGTATCAAAGAAAATGTAGCAGTATTTGCACGTGAATTAGTAAATACTGTAAATCCAGTCGTTGATGGTATGAATATAGAAACTGAAGATGATGAAGATAAATTGAAATCTAATACAAATTATTGTTGTGAAGTCAATGAACATACGGATTTAAATAACGAACAAGgtgaaataaagaataaattaactACGGCTGGTATGCAATTTACAATAAAAGGTGCTTTTGTACGTGatgtaggtataataaaaagaacCGTCAGCGAAAATGgtgctatttttaataatccaaCTACTTCTATTGTAAATAACACTTTCAATTCAGATGTAAATAgttatgtaaataaatcaaaatcaaaatcatgtatagatatgaaattattgtttgttGAAAATGAGAAACAAATCAATAATCATTCATCGTTACCATCAACACGTGAAGGTTCACAAGAACAGCAGCAATATTGGGAGGAAGATCCATCATGTTGGATCCGCGATGATGAAGATATTGGAATTGAGTCAATAACAttgttaaataatgaaaaaccgttaataaaaaatggcggtacaaaaatttgtatcaaaaataatttaacaaattgtgATGAacagaatatttataataaaaaagaattaaataataaaaaaaaagataataaaatagaaaatgaagaTGACGATATAATTGAAACGTATGAATCAATGTATGGTAAAAATTTAGACTATTTAGAAATACGACAGAAAGTTTTAAACGAATGCGAACAAAAGTCATCGACATCATCATCCCAACCTCAACCACGGGTTCTCAATGCAGATCCACCATGTGTGCTTGGTCAACGCGGAGCTGTATGTTGTAGCATACAGTAA